The Spirosoma foliorum genome has a window encoding:
- a CDS encoding thioredoxin family protein gives MFSALLITGLLSLIQVGDEPKVHFSSGSFRQILAQANGRHRPVFIDVSTSWCVPCKKMEKEAFNTPSIAQKINDHFIAYKIDAEKGEGELITRKYHVTAYPTLLFLNEDGTLRQKTVGYTTIATLSSQLDAALLVRQQGLSLTQFAASYNRGNRQASFLYAYLQALGKVDLDGADVIDAYIATLPCDRVYAPPTLRLMTQMVSTSHSQTYDLLQTYLRNQGKQPIDPDRNTQLIVSFSTALHHDLQEAIERNDEDLFRVVLHRKLQFNKLLERTTSERETQIIRHETINFYKRTSNFPKYKLAIRPYLTHLLTLPDESSRKMDSLNFTRYLSEIASLPDSIRKQHYAAYLTDRTDTQVYYIALDLSDMARMYLTYATNRDDLLEAINWSKRAVALTPHPDFLITYAGLLAKTGQAGQASLIQKKALDEAKKRGLDSQPYQAALDQFDRSSRDW, from the coding sequence ATGTTTTCTGCCCTACTAATCACAGGTTTATTAAGTTTGATTCAAGTAGGTGATGAGCCAAAAGTTCACTTTTCTTCAGGAAGTTTTCGTCAGATTTTGGCGCAAGCCAATGGTAGACATAGGCCTGTTTTCATTGACGTATCAACCAGTTGGTGTGTTCCTTGTAAAAAAATGGAGAAAGAAGCGTTCAATACGCCATCCATTGCTCAAAAGATAAACGACCATTTTATCGCTTATAAAATCGATGCCGAAAAGGGAGAAGGAGAATTAATAACCAGAAAATATCACGTAACGGCCTATCCGACTTTATTATTTCTAAACGAGGATGGGACCCTTCGTCAGAAAACGGTAGGCTATACCACGATCGCTACGTTATCCAGTCAACTCGATGCGGCTCTATTGGTGCGTCAGCAGGGACTCTCCTTAACGCAATTTGCCGCCAGCTATAACCGGGGCAATCGACAGGCATCCTTTCTGTATGCCTATTTACAGGCCTTAGGCAAAGTGGATCTTGATGGGGCCGATGTGATTGACGCCTATATCGCCACGCTTCCCTGTGATCGAGTATATGCTCCACCCACGTTAAGACTCATGACTCAGATGGTATCGACATCCCATTCCCAAACGTATGATTTGTTGCAAACGTATTTACGGAACCAGGGAAAGCAACCCATTGATCCAGACCGAAACACCCAACTCATCGTTAGCTTTTCAACCGCCTTACACCATGACCTACAGGAGGCTATTGAGCGAAATGATGAGGATTTATTTCGGGTTGTTCTTCACCGAAAGCTTCAATTTAACAAGTTACTGGAAAGAACTACCTCAGAACGGGAAACCCAAATCATCCGACACGAAACGATCAACTTTTATAAACGAACGAGTAATTTCCCAAAGTATAAATTGGCGATTAGACCGTATCTAACGCACCTCCTTACCCTACCCGACGAGTCATCTCGAAAAATGGATTCGCTGAATTTTACCCGGTACTTATCGGAGATAGCCTCCTTACCTGACTCGATTCGAAAACAGCACTATGCGGCCTATCTAACCGATCGAACGGATACCCAAGTTTATTATATCGCGCTCGATTTAAGTGATATGGCCCGCATGTATTTAACCTATGCGACGAATCGGGATGATTTACTCGAAGCGATCAATTGGTCTAAAAGGGCCGTCGCTTTAACCCCACACCCCGATTTTCTAATCACCTATGCGGGTTTGTTAGCCAAAACGGGTCAGGCAGGGCAAGCGAGCCTGATTCAGAAAAAGGCGCTGGATGAAGCTAAAAAACGAGGGTTAGATAGCCAGCCTTATCAAGCGGCACTTGACCAATTCGATCGATCTTCTCGCGACTGGTAA
- a CDS encoding TlpA family protein disulfide reductase, whose amino-acid sequence MISSEPISIGHVLHQETNQVVLEVVIPGPQFAFLEIDGTFLPLYLEPRRDLQLYMGSTDPTSIRFEGPSAIANGYLAKAHAIRQRAEQSAGRHYTQLSLTEFTTHLNAVRGQYERLDQTVLAKTNLADSLKEVLSARNQVSLIFIQQNYVLAHYGEKLSQVPDPLKAVVQPPLFNSRFVRFKMSEYADIAHIYVSYILRSLLSSPKMISDSTALAVDRFIQNSPYSLAEKDYLRAKNCYNWLTITGIIPATDQLITQYKASFPNSFYLSTLAQLYQKWSALASGQPAPDFYGVTPRGDTLALSSLKGKVVYVDVWATWCMPCRAEFPQANQLQQQFSSTPGVVFLYVSIDQNQVAWKKLLQDDTHLTGIHINQASVEQAGSLWKPYLLISIPRYILIDQKGRIVQANADRPSSGKVAAAIQELML is encoded by the coding sequence ATGATTTCCTCGGAACCAATTTCCATTGGCCATGTCCTGCACCAGGAAACAAACCAAGTTGTTCTGGAGGTAGTAATTCCTGGCCCTCAATTCGCTTTTCTAGAGATTGATGGGACTTTCCTGCCGCTTTATTTAGAGCCCAGGCGCGATTTGCAACTCTACATGGGTAGCACCGACCCCACATCCATTCGATTCGAGGGGCCAAGCGCCATAGCCAATGGGTACTTGGCGAAAGCTCATGCGATTCGCCAGCGGGCCGAGCAGTCTGCCGGCAGGCATTACACTCAATTATCGCTGACTGAATTTACAACTCATTTGAACGCAGTCAGGGGGCAGTATGAGCGGCTTGATCAAACGGTTTTAGCCAAAACCAACCTGGCCGACTCGCTAAAAGAAGTACTGAGCGCTCGTAACCAAGTCAGTTTAATATTTATACAACAGAATTATGTGCTCGCTCATTATGGGGAAAAACTATCCCAAGTTCCTGACCCACTGAAAGCAGTTGTTCAACCCCCTCTCTTTAATTCTCGATTTGTGCGGTTTAAGATGTCTGAATATGCAGATATCGCCCATATCTATGTTAGTTACATTCTCCGTAGCCTGCTTTCTTCTCCTAAGATGATAAGTGATTCAACAGCTTTAGCCGTCGATCGATTCATTCAAAATAGCCCCTATTCTCTGGCTGAAAAAGACTATTTAAGGGCAAAGAATTGCTACAATTGGTTAACAATCACGGGCATTATTCCCGCTACTGACCAACTTATCACCCAGTATAAAGCCAGTTTCCCGAATTCGTTCTACCTTTCTACGCTGGCCCAACTTTATCAAAAATGGTCAGCTCTGGCGTCGGGTCAACCAGCTCCGGATTTTTATGGCGTGACGCCCAGGGGGGATACCCTGGCGCTGAGTTCGTTAAAAGGGAAAGTGGTGTACGTGGATGTGTGGGCTACCTGGTGTATGCCCTGCCGTGCGGAGTTTCCCCAGGCTAATCAATTGCAACAGCAATTTTCGAGTACTCCGGGGGTGGTATTTTTGTATGTATCCATCGATCAGAATCAGGTAGCCTGGAAAAAATTGCTTCAGGACGATACTCACCTGACAGGTATTCATATTAATCAAGCCTCGGTGGAACAGGCGGGTTCGCTGTGGAAACCCTATTTACTGATAAGCATCCCCCGTTATATACTCATTGATCAAAAAGGCCGCATAGTCCAGGCCAATGCGGATCGCCCCTCCTCGGGGAAAGTAGCGGCCGCTATTCAAGAGTTAATGCTCTAA
- a CDS encoding response regulator encodes MEEHSIIFIDADEDDHDMFKKALSELALSHPVVVFSNGQTALDYLKTTSEVPFLIISEISMPGMSGLELRQQIDQQPSLRKKCIPFVFMTHPVEEPVVEEAYELTIQGLFEKKTTYADWKAQLAAIIAYWTECHHPKRVPGNEHR; translated from the coding sequence ATGGAAGAGCACTCTATAATCTTTATTGACGCCGATGAGGATGATCATGACATGTTTAAAAAAGCTTTGTCAGAATTAGCTCTCTCCCATCCCGTAGTCGTTTTTTCTAATGGCCAAACCGCTCTGGATTACCTGAAGACGACATCGGAAGTTCCCTTTTTGATTATTTCCGAAATCAGTATGCCGGGGATGAGTGGCCTGGAGCTTCGCCAGCAAATCGATCAGCAGCCGAGCCTACGCAAAAAGTGTATTCCCTTCGTGTTCATGACCCATCCCGTCGAAGAACCAGTAGTCGAAGAAGCCTATGAGTTAACCATTCAGGGATTATTCGAAAAGAAGACCACGTACGCTGACTGGAAAGCGCAGTTAGCCGCCATTATTGCCTACTGGACGGAGTGCCATCATCCCAAACGCGTACCCGGTAATGAGCATCGATGA
- a CDS encoding glycoside hydrolase family 97 protein, producing the protein MRNGVIYKGLPFLASAIFLFSSFNAISQSMSLSSKLGSNKITLSLTKSGELHYQVTRRDKTIIADSPLGLTCDDQDFTSGLSLVKVSPIGVRRENYDLKVGNVKTINQVFETKSITFKNKLGALLIIDLVTGKEGVAFRYRFPDQAKKIRVINTESTGFHIEKSAKGWLQPYNKAGKVTPGYEDFYFKVHPGDSISNPRNPSVGWCMPALFQVNEGKNWVLLAESGTDGSYPGCHLQPDSQGGVYKIAFAEQDEKYTLPLGSNNHPTYNLPWTMPWRVIIIGEQAGDILLSSLITDLAPASKLDDTSWIEPEKATWSWWSHPEDRSAEIYNSFTDLAASFGFGYTLFDAGWEKANTEKGIIAQATAKGVKPMVWAYSAAYFDPEKRKAKFKELAAMGVKGVKIDFWCSDRQEVMACFQSLLEDAAKEHLLVNLHGTTVPRGWHRTWPNFMTAEAVLGTEHYFYEARYPDKAAEQNTVLPFTRNVAGPTDYTPFALTIRKYPRLNTAVHELATAMIYTSGIIHFADSKEMFESLPVLVRQLLKDMPATWDKTESLVAEPGEQIILSRQNGKLSYIVGINGTDKAMPVNLNLTKYAKGFSKFRVISEGENALMTFKTETYPITSTWQHAFAPKGGFIIQFINE; encoded by the coding sequence ATGAGAAATGGAGTGATTTACAAAGGCCTGCCTTTTTTAGCCAGCGCAATTTTTCTGTTCAGCAGCTTTAACGCAATAAGCCAATCAATGAGCCTGAGTTCAAAGCTTGGATCAAACAAAATCACCTTGTCTTTGACTAAAAGTGGAGAATTGCATTACCAGGTAACACGCCGGGATAAAACCATTATTGCCGATTCTCCACTTGGCCTGACTTGTGACGATCAGGACTTTACATCTGGGCTCTCCCTCGTTAAGGTTTCACCCATTGGAGTCAGAAGGGAGAACTATGATCTGAAAGTGGGTAACGTAAAAACGATAAACCAAGTTTTTGAAACGAAGAGTATAACGTTCAAAAATAAGCTGGGTGCACTCCTGATCATTGATTTGGTGACCGGAAAAGAAGGTGTTGCTTTCCGCTACCGGTTTCCGGACCAGGCTAAAAAAATACGGGTAATCAATACGGAAAGTACAGGATTTCATATTGAAAAAAGTGCGAAGGGCTGGTTACAGCCTTATAATAAAGCGGGAAAGGTTACCCCAGGCTACGAAGATTTTTACTTTAAAGTACATCCCGGCGACTCAATCAGTAATCCCCGTAACCCATCTGTGGGCTGGTGCATGCCTGCCCTTTTTCAGGTCAATGAGGGCAAAAACTGGGTTTTACTGGCCGAGTCCGGAACAGATGGCTCGTATCCAGGTTGTCATTTGCAACCCGATTCGCAGGGTGGGGTGTATAAAATTGCCTTTGCGGAACAAGACGAAAAATATACCCTTCCGTTGGGCAGCAATAATCATCCAACATACAACCTTCCCTGGACGATGCCCTGGCGGGTGATCATCATCGGTGAACAGGCCGGTGACATTCTACTGTCAAGCTTGATTACGGATTTGGCACCTGCTTCTAAACTAGACGATACATCCTGGATTGAACCGGAAAAAGCTACCTGGTCATGGTGGTCACATCCCGAGGATCGTTCAGCTGAAATCTATAACTCATTCACTGATCTTGCTGCTTCATTCGGTTTTGGCTATACGCTGTTTGATGCGGGCTGGGAGAAAGCCAATACAGAAAAAGGGATCATTGCCCAGGCTACTGCTAAGGGGGTCAAACCCATGGTGTGGGCCTATTCGGCTGCGTATTTCGACCCCGAAAAACGAAAAGCGAAGTTCAAAGAATTGGCGGCCATGGGTGTCAAAGGGGTTAAAATAGATTTTTGGTGCTCCGATCGGCAGGAGGTAATGGCCTGCTTCCAGTCACTTCTTGAGGATGCGGCCAAAGAGCATTTACTAGTTAACCTCCATGGCACGACTGTTCCCCGAGGCTGGCATCGAACCTGGCCAAATTTCATGACAGCCGAAGCTGTTTTAGGAACGGAACATTATTTTTATGAAGCTAGGTATCCGGATAAAGCCGCCGAGCAGAATACCGTATTGCCATTTACCAGAAATGTAGCAGGCCCTACGGACTACACTCCGTTTGCCCTAACCATCCGAAAATATCCCCGGTTGAACACGGCGGTTCATGAGCTGGCTACAGCAATGATCTATACGTCAGGAATTATTCATTTTGCAGATTCAAAAGAGATGTTTGAGTCGCTGCCTGTATTGGTTCGGCAATTATTGAAAGACATGCCTGCTACCTGGGATAAAACGGAAAGCCTAGTGGCTGAACCAGGAGAACAGATCATCCTATCTCGTCAGAATGGAAAGCTTTCTTATATTGTGGGCATCAATGGTACAGATAAAGCAATGCCTGTCAACCTAAATCTGACCAAGTATGCAAAGGGCTTTTCTAAATTTAGAGTCATTTCGGAAGGCGAAAATGCATTGATGACGTTTAAAACGGAAACGTATCCAATCACATCTACCTGGCAGCACGCTTTTGCTCCTAAAGGCGGCTTTATTATCCAGTTTATTAATGAGTAA
- a CDS encoding carboxylesterase family protein has protein sequence MANTPSVASLAIEAILSLDKVYSIDPQRRYVSGVSRGGYGSWHMIGEHPELFAAAIPVCGEGNPDQAQRMKSVSVWAFHGAKDRNVPVSGSRDMVRALKKAGGTPRYTEYPEADHSIWEEVIKTPGLLDWLFAQKQANQPIRAKI, from the coding sequence GTGGCGAATACTCCGTCAGTAGCTTCCCTGGCCATTGAAGCCATCCTTTCCCTGGATAAGGTCTACTCGATTGACCCCCAAAGACGCTATGTGTCGGGGGTATCACGGGGAGGATATGGGTCCTGGCATATGATTGGCGAACACCCCGAGTTGTTCGCGGCTGCCATTCCTGTCTGTGGTGAAGGTAATCCCGACCAGGCTCAACGTATGAAATCCGTTTCGGTTTGGGCCTTTCATGGAGCAAAAGACAGGAATGTGCCCGTTAGTGGTTCCCGAGACATGGTTCGTGCGTTGAAAAAAGCGGGCGGAACTCCTCGTTACACAGAGTATCCAGAGGCTGATCATAGTATTTGGGAGGAAGTCATCAAGACACCTGGCTTGCTGGACTGGTTATTCGCCCAAAAACAGGCGAATCAGCCAATAAGAGCTAAAATCTAA
- a CDS encoding nuclear transport factor 2 family protein: MNQEQAYQFADEWISAFNAHNLAAILDHYADELAFYSPFIPLLKFNESGCITSKRDLERYFQLGLATYPNLHFTLHNVFVGINTLSIYYTSVNDRLACEVFQLDKQGKAEVIFCQYAKAISHCGD, encoded by the coding sequence ATGAATCAAGAACAAGCCTATCAATTTGCCGATGAATGGATCAGTGCGTTTAACGCCCATAATCTTGCCGCTATTTTAGACCATTATGCTGACGAGCTGGCATTTTATTCGCCATTCATTCCGCTGCTAAAGTTCAATGAGTCAGGTTGTATTACCAGCAAGCGCGATCTGGAACGTTATTTTCAGCTTGGCCTGGCTACCTATCCCAACCTACATTTTACCCTACACAACGTTTTTGTTGGTATTAACACGCTGTCTATTTACTACACGTCAGTAAATGACCGGCTGGCTTGTGAAGTCTTTCAACTGGATAAGCAGGGAAAAGCCGAGGTCATCTTTTGTCAGTATGCTAAGGCTATATCCCATTGCGGGGATTAG
- a CDS encoding VOC family protein has protein sequence MIHCTPFLLFDGSCAQAMSFYQQCLGGELTLTKLGDTPMKDQFPVEKHSRIINAQLKSGAIDISATDWMASPILEPKSGNTVSLFLIGDSYQELKSVYAKLAEGADSDKRTFQELHSVPFGSYGQFTDKFGVGWVFKADKAI, from the coding sequence ATGATCCATTGCACCCCTTTTCTCTTATTTGATGGCAGTTGTGCCCAGGCTATGAGCTTTTACCAGCAATGTCTGGGTGGCGAGTTAACCCTGACCAAATTGGGGGATACACCCATGAAGGATCAGTTTCCTGTCGAGAAACACAGCCGTATTATCAATGCGCAGCTAAAAAGCGGTGCTATCGATATTTCGGCTACTGACTGGATGGCTTCCCCTATCCTGGAGCCCAAATCGGGCAATACGGTTAGTCTGTTCCTGATTGGAGACTCTTATCAGGAACTCAAATCGGTTTATGCTAAACTGGCCGAAGGAGCTGATTCAGACAAACGAACGTTTCAGGAACTCCATTCAGTGCCCTTTGGCAGCTATGGTCAGTTTACGGATAAGTTTGGCGTTGGCTGGGTTTTTAAAGCAGACAAGGCCATATGA
- a CDS encoding DUF1624 domain-containing protein → MKRNNSIDVMRGLVMIIMALDHVRDLLHTTSLSQSPTDLTTTTPALFFTRWVTYLCAPTFVFLSGTSAFLSMNAKQDLVATRRFLLSRGIWLVGLEFSVVNFGMWFDPHFDVLILEVIATIGIGFLILSVLLKLPPRTIGLIGGLIVALHGLITLIPVPENLLLKVLRSLFSPMVFPYGTGKLLFVAYPPVPWLGIMLIGYGAGRFFESTEQSQRRIFLKTGLLSLGLFSLLRGMNLYGDPVNWSSQKNRLYSFLSFINVTKYPPSLQFCLLFLGIMFLILSLVQGINNRWTGIVRVYGKTPLFYFLVHWYLIHPLVFVMVFLQGFKSSDLVFGFNFGRPKTGSGIDLWAVYLIWLFIVLMMYPLCKWYGAYKERHKEQTWLRYL, encoded by the coding sequence ATGAAGAGAAACAACAGTATTGATGTTATGCGCGGTCTGGTCATGATCATTATGGCCCTGGACCACGTTCGGGATCTTTTACATACCACCTCGTTATCGCAGTCGCCTACGGACCTGACGACCACAACACCGGCGTTATTTTTTACCCGATGGGTCACATATTTATGTGCACCGACCTTCGTATTTCTTTCCGGAACTTCTGCTTTTCTGTCCATGAACGCTAAACAGGATCTGGTCGCTACAAGGCGCTTCCTGCTGTCAAGGGGCATCTGGCTGGTGGGGCTAGAGTTCAGTGTGGTCAATTTCGGCATGTGGTTCGACCCCCATTTCGATGTCCTGATCCTTGAGGTAATTGCGACTATTGGAATTGGCTTTCTGATTCTCAGTGTTTTGTTAAAATTACCTCCTCGAACGATCGGGCTGATTGGCGGACTGATAGTCGCTCTTCATGGGTTAATCACCTTGATTCCGGTTCCAGAAAACTTGCTTTTAAAAGTGCTGAGATCTCTTTTCTCACCAATGGTTTTCCCATATGGTACTGGGAAACTCCTTTTTGTCGCCTATCCGCCAGTTCCCTGGCTCGGCATTATGCTGATCGGTTACGGTGCCGGTCGTTTTTTTGAGTCAACTGAACAGAGCCAACGAAGGATTTTTCTGAAGACAGGATTACTATCGCTAGGCTTATTTAGCCTCTTAAGAGGGATGAACCTATATGGAGATCCGGTCAACTGGTCTTCACAAAAGAATAGGCTATACTCGTTTCTATCGTTCATCAACGTGACTAAATATCCTCCCTCGCTGCAGTTCTGTCTCCTTTTTCTGGGGATCATGTTTCTCATTCTTTCCCTGGTACAAGGTATAAATAACCGTTGGACAGGTATTGTGCGTGTGTATGGAAAAACACCCCTGTTTTATTTCCTGGTGCACTGGTATTTGATTCACCCGCTCGTTTTTGTCATGGTCTTCCTGCAAGGATTCAAAAGCTCTGATCTGGTATTCGGCTTTAATTTCGGTCGACCAAAAACTGGCAGCGGCATTGACTTATGGGCTGTTTATTTGATTTGGCTCTTCATTGTCCTGATGATGTACCCGCTTTGTAAATGGTATGGAGCTTATAAAGAGCGGCACAAAGAACAAACGTGGCTCCGCTATCTATGA
- a CDS encoding sensor histidine kinase, whose translation MKLTREVAFNAVFWGLYFLYQWLGLASLYGNYNNYFINACMALPVAFLFSWLTVHFLIKKRLAETSQAKYWMYLILCSLFLLLVRRYINYYLLYPKYFPQAQHMPFLSAGKMLVEVVNLYTITGLYALYYFIRSWYEERFRVHQLVQQKTTAELELLKAQVQPHFVFNTLNNIYSTALKSSPETASLIAHLSGFLEYNLYESTQAMVPLATEISYIEHYIELQKNRYGPKLDVSINRYSSIDEIQIAPLLLLPLVENSFKHGVACSPGFSWIRIDMSRQPGQFSIKIANSKDEQGPIPVSTLGGIGLSNVKKKTDIALSRCA comes from the coding sequence ATGAAATTAACTAGAGAGGTTGCGTTTAATGCTGTTTTCTGGGGGCTATATTTCCTCTATCAATGGCTAGGCCTGGCGTCGCTGTATGGCAATTATAACAACTACTTTATCAACGCCTGTATGGCTTTGCCGGTCGCCTTCCTCTTTTCGTGGCTGACCGTTCATTTTCTGATAAAGAAGCGGTTGGCCGAAACCAGCCAGGCAAAATACTGGATGTACTTGATTCTCTGCTCGCTTTTCTTGCTCCTGGTCAGGCGGTACATCAATTATTATCTTCTTTATCCGAAATACTTTCCCCAAGCCCAGCATATGCCATTTCTTTCGGCCGGAAAAATGCTGGTCGAGGTAGTTAACCTGTACACGATAACCGGCTTATATGCTTTGTATTATTTTATCCGATCGTGGTATGAGGAACGCTTTCGCGTACACCAATTGGTGCAGCAGAAAACAACGGCCGAACTGGAGCTGCTTAAAGCGCAGGTTCAGCCCCATTTTGTGTTCAATACGTTAAATAATATTTATTCGACGGCCTTAAAAAGCAGTCCAGAAACGGCATCGCTGATTGCACATCTATCGGGTTTTCTGGAGTATAATTTATATGAATCAACGCAGGCAATGGTGCCTTTAGCAACGGAGATTTCCTATATCGAACATTATATCGAACTACAAAAAAACAGATACGGTCCCAAATTGGACGTGTCGATTAATAGATATTCCTCCATCGATGAAATCCAGATCGCTCCGTTGCTCTTATTGCCTCTGGTGGAGAACAGTTTTAAACATGGCGTGGCTTGCTCGCCAGGATTTAGCTGGATTCGGATCGATATGTCCAGACAGCCCGGTCAATTCTCGATTAAGATCGCCAACAGTAAGGACGAACAAGGCCCAATCCCGGTATCCACACTAGGGGGAATTGGCTTGTCGAATGTAAAAAAAAAGACTGACATTGCTCTATCCCGATGCGCATGA
- a CDS encoding LytR/AlgR family response regulator transcription factor, with protein sequence MTNCLLVDDEAPARELLIHHLSTLTDFHVLGSFDNAVDAFTFLQKNPVDLAFIDIQMPRMSGLDLVRSVKISPKVILTTAYREYAATAFDLDVLDYLVKPITQDRFLRAISKYLHSQNSPELASQIASRYEKMYMFFKVGRDQLKIFLKDIIYIEGLVDYIKVHTNEKTYVVSEKLGYMAEKLPDDKFIRVHKSFIIAWDKLLSYNADQVKLVTQTLPLGRLYKGAFFRKIQVDNVGLPAFKTDVY encoded by the coding sequence ATGACGAACTGCTTACTCGTTGACGATGAAGCACCGGCCAGGGAGCTACTTATTCATCACCTGTCAACACTGACCGATTTTCATGTTTTAGGCTCCTTCGACAATGCGGTCGATGCGTTCACGTTTTTGCAGAAAAATCCGGTTGACCTGGCCTTCATTGATATCCAGATGCCAAGAATGTCAGGTCTTGATTTGGTACGATCGGTAAAGATCAGCCCGAAGGTTATTCTAACGACGGCCTACCGGGAGTATGCGGCTACGGCTTTTGACCTGGATGTTTTAGATTATCTGGTTAAACCGATCACCCAGGACCGATTCCTACGAGCCATTTCAAAGTACCTGCATTCTCAAAACAGCCCTGAGTTAGCTTCCCAGATTGCCAGTCGTTATGAGAAGATGTATATGTTTTTTAAGGTTGGCCGGGATCAACTAAAAATTTTCCTGAAGGACATTATTTACATTGAGGGGCTTGTTGATTACATAAAGGTGCACACGAACGAAAAGACCTACGTAGTGTCAGAAAAATTAGGGTACATGGCGGAAAAACTCCCTGACGACAAGTTCATTCGGGTGCACAAATCGTTTATTATTGCCTGGGACAAACTCCTCAGTTACAACGCAGATCAGGTGAAACTAGTTACCCAAACACTTCCGCTGGGCCGGTTATATAAAGGTGCCTTTTTTCGAAAGATCCAAGTTGACAATGTCGGCTTACCCGCCTTTAAAACCGACGTCTATTAA
- a CDS encoding recombinase family protein: MGRSLNHSTEIVTQLADQHVGLVSLNDPIDTTTAQGRLVFRFFASLAEFE; encoded by the coding sequence CTGGGCCGCTCCTTAAATCATTCAACCGAGATCGTGACTCAGTTAGCCGATCAACATGTTGGTTTAGTCAGTCTGAACGATCCTATTGATACAACCACAGCCCAGGGCCGACTTGTTTTTCGATTTTTTGCTAGTCTAGCAGAGTTCGAATGA